CAGGGTTCACACTCATGATCAAAACCAGATCACAAAGCTCTAAGCAATACTCAAGAGTATCGAGTGGAGTACTCGGATTAAGAACAGCTCCCGCCATTTTCCCAAGATCCTTAATCTGAGCAAGATTTCTGTGCAGGTGTGGGCAGGCCTCAACCTGTACAGAAATGATGTCTGCCCCAGCTTTCGCAAAGTCCTCCACATAATTCTCTGGCTGCACAATCATGAGGTGCACATCCAAAGGTTTTTTGGTGACCGGACGAAGAGCCTCAACGATCAGTGGACCAATCGTGATGTTGGGGACGAATCGACCATCCATCACGTCGACATGAATCCAGTCTGCACCTGCCTCGTCAACAGCTTTGACATCTTCACCAAGGCGTGAAAAATCTGCAGACAATATCGACGGAGACACCACAAGAGATTGGCGGGACATCGAGTAGAGATGGATTAATACACCTCTACGTTACATCTGTTACACGATGTCAGGCTGGTGTCGATAACACGTTTCCAGACTGAGCTTCGCTAGCAACGCGACGGAGGTCATCGCATCCTTCTTTCAGGCTCGGATAAGCAAACATTCCGCTTCCAGCGATAAAGCAGTTCGCACCAGCTGCGCAGCACTGGGAAATAGTCCAGTTGGCCTTGATGCCGCCATCAACTTCAATATCCACGTCAAGATTTCGCTCAACGATGTTCTTTCTTAGCTCGGAGATTTTGTTGAGCATGGTTGGGATGTAGGCCTGCCCACCGAAGCCAGGATTGACGGTCATCACCAGCACGTGGTCAACCAGGTCCAAAACGTCCTTCACCATTTCCATTGGAGTGTGTGGATTGAGTGCCACAGAAGGGCTTCCACCCAGTTGACGAATCCTTCCTAGAATTCGGTGCAAATGGGTATTCGCTTCAACGTGGGCGATAACGACTCCTGGCTCCCCATTGGCCCCTTTGGTGGCCTCTACGTACTCCTCGAGCATGGTTTCACAGTTGTATTGACTCACCATGAGCTGAGTTTCAAACGGGACGTTGCAGTAACGCCGGCAGGCTTTGATCAGCTCGGGGCCAAAGGTGAGATTGGGAACAAAATTCCCGTCCATCACATCAAACTGAATGCGATCAACACCAGCATCTTCGAGATCTTTTACGCATTGCCCCATTGCTGCCCAGTCAGCAGGCAAAACAGAGGGAATGATCTGAATAGGGCGATGCGTCGCAGCCATTAAAAATTGTCATTAACTCGCGAAATTTTATAGAAGCTTTGGGGCTCTAGAGGTGTCCAGATAACACTGATACAGTGAGCCGCGCATATGAGACAGAAATCCCTGCTGTTGCAGGCTTTCTCCTCAAAGCCTCCCTTTACCCCCCGCAGCACTTACGTGGATCGCACTCTCATCCAGGAAATTCTCGAGATCGTCGAGCAGGCCGCCATCGCTTCCGCCACGCTCTCCGGCAAAGGTCTGAAGGATGAAGCCGATGCTTTGGCTGTTGATGCCATGCGCAAGCGCATGAATCAGATTCAAATGAAGGGCCGCATTGTGATCGGTGAGGGGGAACGCGACGAAGCTCCCATGCTCTACATCGGTGAAGAAGTCGGTACCGGCACTGGCCCTGGAGTCGACTTCGCTGTTGACCCTTGCGAAGGCACAAACCTTTGTGCGTACAGCCAACGCGGCTCCATGGCGGTTCTCGCAGCGTCCGACCGCGGTGGACTGTTCAACGCTCCCGACTTCTACATGAAGAAATTGGCTGCTCCACCGGCAGCGAAAGGCAAGGTTGACATTCGCAAGTCTGCGACTGAAAACATCAAGATTCTGAGTGAGTGCTTGGGTCTTGCTCCTGATGAACTCACCATCGTGGTGATGGACCGTGCCCGTCACAAAGACCTCATCACTGAAATCCGCGCCACCGGTGCTCGTATTCAGCCCATCTCAGATGGTGATGTACAAGCGGCTATTGCTTGTGGTTTTGCTGGAACTGGAACCCACTGCCTGATGGGCATTGGTGCTGCTCCTGAGGGTGTGATCTCCGCGGCCGCGATGCGCGCATTAGGCGGACACTTCCAAGGACAACTGGTGTATGACCCAGCCATTGCTCAGACCTCTGAGTGGGCAGATATGACGAAGGAAGGCAATCTCGCCCGCCTCGCAGAAATGGGCATTACCGACCCCGATAAGGTGTACGAAGCCAGTGAGCTTGCCTGCGGAGAGCACGTTGTGTTCGCCGGCAGCGGCATCACAGATGGTCTTCTTTTCAACGGAGTGAAGTTCGAAACTGATTGCACCCGCACGAGCAGCTTGATCATCAGCAACCTGAACAACACCTGCAGTTTCACTAACACCATCCACATGAAGGATGGAGCTCAAAGCATCGCTTTGAACTGATTCACGCAGCAACAGAGGGATTTCTCCATGCATATCGCCGTAGTCGGCCTCAGTCATCGAACGGCTCCGGTCGAAGTGCGGGAAAAGCTCAGCATTCCTGAGCAAACCATGGAGGAATCCCTACAAAACCTGCGAAATCATGAGCAGGTGTTGGAGGCCTCGATCCTCAGCACCTGCAACCGACTGGAGATTTACACCTTGGTGCGCAATCCGGATTTAGGGATTGCTGCTGTACGCGATTTTCTGAGTGGACACTCCGGTTTGGAAAGCCGTGATCTATCTCCGCACCTCTTCACTTATCACCATGACGAAGCCATTGCGCATTTGATGCGAGTGACTGCTGGACTCGACAGCCTTGTTCTTGGTGAAGGACAAATCTTGTCCCAGGTCAAGAAAATGATGCGCCTGGGCCAAGAGCACAAATCAATCGGTCCAATTCTCAATCGTCTGTTGACGCAGGCTGTCAGCACAGGAAAGCGAGTCCGCTCTGAAACCAATCTCAGCACCGGTGCTGTGTCCGTCAGCTCAGCAGCGGTTGAATTGGCTCAACTCAAACTTGGACAATCTCGCGGCCAAGATGCGTTGGTCACCCTTGAAACGGAGCAAATCGCCGTTGTTGGTGCTGGACGCATGAGCCGTTTGTTGCTCCAACATCTC
The Synechococcus sp. CC9311 DNA segment above includes these coding regions:
- the rpe gene encoding ribulose-phosphate 3-epimerase, with the protein product MSRQSLVVSPSILSADFSRLGEDVKAVDEAGADWIHVDVMDGRFVPNITIGPLIVEALRPVTKKPLDVHLMIVQPENYVEDFAKAGADIISVQVEACPHLHRNLAQIKDLGKMAGAVLNPSTPLDTLEYCLELCDLVLIMSVNPGFGGQSFIDNQVQKIRDLRRMCDEKGLDPWIEVDGGVKAANAWKVIEAGANAIVSGSGVFNQPDYAAAIQGIRNSKRPS
- the rpe gene encoding ribulose-phosphate 3-epimerase — translated: MAATHRPIQIIPSVLPADWAAMGQCVKDLEDAGVDRIQFDVMDGNFVPNLTFGPELIKACRRYCNVPFETQLMVSQYNCETMLEEYVEATKGANGEPGVVIAHVEANTHLHRILGRIRQLGGSPSVALNPHTPMEMVKDVLDLVDHVLVMTVNPGFGGQAYIPTMLNKISELRKNIVERNLDVDIEVDGGIKANWTISQCCAAGANCFIAGSGMFAYPSLKEGCDDLRRVASEAQSGNVLSTPA
- the glpX gene encoding class II fructose-bisphosphatase — translated: MDRTLIQEILEIVEQAAIASATLSGKGLKDEADALAVDAMRKRMNQIQMKGRIVIGEGERDEAPMLYIGEEVGTGTGPGVDFAVDPCEGTNLCAYSQRGSMAVLAASDRGGLFNAPDFYMKKLAAPPAAKGKVDIRKSATENIKILSECLGLAPDELTIVVMDRARHKDLITEIRATGARIQPISDGDVQAAIACGFAGTGTHCLMGIGAAPEGVISAAAMRALGGHFQGQLVYDPAIAQTSEWADMTKEGNLARLAEMGITDPDKVYEASELACGEHVVFAGSGITDGLLFNGVKFETDCTRTSSLIISNLNNTCSFTNTIHMKDGAQSIALN